GACAAAGTGTCAATTCCGCAGTATGTACTTTAGGTGTAAGTGATTACGATGAAACCGAAGCGAAAATTTTAGCAAATGGCGGCAAAATAGCTTTGCCTAAATATGCGCTGCCAGGTATGGCTTGGCAAGGATATTTCATCGATACTGAAAATAATATTTTTGGTCTTCATCAACCAGACCCAGAAGCAAAATAATACGAAAGCGACGAACCTTTTATATAGGTTACGTCGCTTTTTTAAGAGAATCATTTTAACAGAACCTCCCCCACTTCTTTACTTTTCATGTAAAATAGAAATCGCCAGGAGGTATTAATATGAAAAACTTTCTATTTGTAGTGATCACTTTTATTATTTCTTATTGGGCGATTTCTTCTTTCGCAGGCTTCATCTTCCCAAGCAATGATGAAAATTCAGCTACTTCAGCAAGCTCACTTCAAGCTGCTGTGACATTTGGTGGTGTAAACTATTTAAATGTGTTCATCTACATAATTTTAGCAATGATTTTAACAGCGATAGTCTTTTTTTCAGTAAAAAGCAGACGTTCCAATTAAGAGAACGTCCGCTTTTTTATATAGCTAATTTTTTCGATTTGCCAAAAAAATGAATGACAACGGCTACTGTCAGAAGCATAAGCGAAATAACAAATAAAAACCCGTTACTCGGGAAAATTTCCAAATATAATCCGCCTAAAAGCGGACCAGTTAAACTGCCTAAACTGAAGAATATACCACAAAGCAAGTTCCCTGTCGGCAACAGCTCTTTCGGAGTCAAATCGGTCATATATGTGATACCGAGCGAGAACATTGAACCTACACACATACCGGCAAAAAAGAATACTGCTGCTACAAACAATTCGGAATGCTCGAAGAAGTTACCTATTAAGAAAAATATGCTTCCGGCAAACAATCCCGAAACAA
This Solibacillus isronensis DNA region includes the following protein-coding sequences:
- a CDS encoding carboxypeptidase, encoding MKNFLFVVITFIISYWAISSFAGFIFPSNDENSATSASSLQAAVTFGGVNYLNVFIYIILAMILTAIVFFSVKSRRSN